Part of the bacterium genome, GAGCGCCAACGCCTCCCTGCTGCGAGCCGGTGCAATCAAGCCGTAACCATCCATCGTCCGTCAACGATACGCCGCCGATGGAACCCTCCAAATGCCAATGATCAAGATGGTTCAAGTTATCAGTGAACAGGGTTTTCCCCTGCGGGACGATTTTATGGTGCAGAATGGGATCTCCCAAACCATCGGTGTTGGAACAAACCAGCTCCTGCAAAAGGGCGGGAACGGCGGCGATACAGACATCCGCAGACCCTAGACGATGGGAGGTAAAGATCACCTGTTTGCCGTTGCGGCTCCAGCTGGGGTGGGGATGTTCGCCGCTGCCATAGGTGCGGTGATTTGACGTCAGCAGGTGCGGCCGTCCCGTGCGGCCCTCGAAAAGCATAATATCGCCGTGCCAGTTATCGGCGACCACCCAATTGCCGTCGTCGCTGCCGGACGGGTGCCACCAATTGAGGCGCGACATTTCCTCTGAGGTCGCCTCAGGCCACCACGAGCCGGCGCCGATGATCCGCACATCGCCCCGAACGACGTCCAGCACTTTAACATGCGACCACTCCGTGTTTACCGGCGCCTGCGTCGCGCCAGTAAACAGGATCATGTCGTTTATCCACCACACCGCATGGGTCACCAGTTCGTTTTCAACGGCTTGGTAGATATTCCGCGGTATCCCCTCCTGAATGTCGATCACCCAAAGCCGTTGACAACGAGCCAAATAATCTGTAGGACCAGCGGAAAGAACGCGCGGTCCTGCACGGAACTTGTACGGCTCCATAAAAGAAGAAAAGCTCAACAGGGTAGGATTTGTCCGGCTCCATTGCACATGATGGACAGGGCCGCGGTCAGGCGGCAGGGAGACCAACTCGCGCTGCAGCCCGGTGTGAAGGTCAATCACATGAATCATAGGGCCGCCGTTTTTGCCAAATCCCATGGTACTGTAGGCAAGATACCTGCCGTCGCAACTTTCATTCAGCATCCAGTCATGCTCAAGAGTCGGTGCGAGCGGAGCGATCACGCGCATCCACGCTCGAACTTTAGAACGCTGCGTTGCCGGTTTGGCAGAGAGGAAGGTTTGCAGTTCGACTTCAACCGCCTTCTCGTTCCACACGGCAAAGAGCGTGTTCCGATGAATCGCCGCAGTAGCGCCGGTCAGCGCCTTTCCATCCGGTCCGGTTATCCGGACCACCTCTCCGGTCTCCAGCAAGCACGCCATCAATCCACCGGCCGGCCGGTCGGAATAGAATAACGCCGCTTTGCTGTCCGAAAGCCAGGAACGCTGATGATAGTAGAGATTGATATCCGACGCCGCGTGGGAGGTGAGAAAGCGAAGCTCCGCCTGGGTTTGCGGGTCTGTCATCGATCGGCCTTCCGGCGGCGAGACCTCGAGCGCATAGGGCGCGCCCCATTCTCCGGCAAACAGCCCCCCGGAGAAAAAGAAGAAATAAAAAATCGTGGCGAAAAAGAAAAACACGGCCACAGGCTTTGGCTTCATCCAGCACTCCTATGCTCTATAGTCCCAAACCGCCGCCTCGAACCTGCCTTCTAACAGTAAACAAATGGCCGCCGGTTCGGCTATTTAAACTTGAACTTGATCTCCAAAGCATCATCCTTTTCCAGGCCCATGCGCTCGCCGATCATCCGCGTGTATTTCCTCTGCGCCTCATCGGACTGTTTGACGCCGTTGATCCACAGCCCCTTTCCGGTCAGTTTGAACTCCAC contains:
- a CDS encoding DUF1961 family protein — translated: MKPKPVAVFFFFATIFYFFFFSGGLFAGEWGAPYALEVSPPEGRSMTDPQTQAELRFLTSHAASDINLYYHQRSWLSDSKAALFYSDRPAGGLMACLLETGEVVRITGPDGKALTGATAAIHRNTLFAVWNEKAVEVELQTFLSAKPATQRSKVRAWMRVIAPLAPTLEHDWMLNESCDGRYLAYSTMGFGKNGGPMIHVIDLHTGLQRELVSLPPDRGPVHHVQWSRTNPTLLSFSSFMEPYKFRAGPRVLSAGPTDYLARCQRLWVIDIQEGIPRNIYQAVENELVTHAVWWINDMILFTGATQAPVNTEWSHVKVLDVVRGDVRIIGAGSWWPEATSEEMSRLNWWHPSGSDDGNWVVADNWHGDIMLFEGRTGRPHLLTSNHRTYGSGEHPHPSWSRNGKQVIFTSHRLGSADVCIAAVPALLQELVCSNTDGLGDPILHHKIVPQGKTLFTDNLNHLDHWHLEGSIGGVSLTDDGWLRLDCTGSQQGGVGAHAFLREDMPDSICLQFDLLIEKKNGLVITFLGMKGRNGEDAITGVPRRRGLFAEYTGEDAAVLSYHLSLSRYDDQGIHTGVSNWRRNPGLVLVGQGPDPCTEVNRVYRVAIIKQGRRCQLQVDGEVVSGFIDREAADSQVPGQGKIGFRVIGAQAVARIAHLQVTALE